One window of Alteromonas sp. LMIT006 genomic DNA carries:
- a CDS encoding LuxR C-terminal-related transcriptional regulator, producing MNRDKTIALLLILIILFKLGDLYVDFANQVETHHLFQEGILILLSSSIFIFLIRDIRQRSKQAQLLAQQLKVSKARSDSLSKKVIETKAQFFNAIAEQFEQWGLTSTEKEVALLLVKGLSNFEIAEVRGKSEKTISHQASAIYKKAGVTGRHELAALFFEELIS from the coding sequence ATGAATAGAGACAAAACAATCGCGCTGCTCCTGATCTTGATTATCCTTTTCAAACTAGGTGACTTGTACGTTGATTTTGCCAATCAGGTTGAGACTCATCATTTGTTCCAAGAAGGGATTCTCATCCTGCTATCTTCTAGTATTTTCATATTTTTGATTCGGGACATTAGACAGCGCAGTAAACAGGCTCAACTGTTGGCCCAACAGCTAAAAGTCAGTAAAGCTCGCTCGGATAGTTTGTCAAAAAAGGTGATTGAGACTAAGGCTCAGTTTTTTAATGCTATTGCCGAGCAGTTTGAGCAATGGGGACTTACTTCAACAGAGAAAGAAGTTGCTTTACTTTTGGTCAAGGGATTGAGCAATTTTGAAATTGCGGAGGTTCGAGGTAAATCAGAAAAAACCATTAGCCATCAAGCATCCGCGATCTATAAAAAAGCAGGTGTTACGGGTAGGCATGAACTTGCAGCATTATTTTTTGAAGAGCTAATTAGTTAA
- a CDS encoding cytochrome b — protein sequence MKLTSINRYHPLISILHWLMAFTFVFMIVSGEFMDDTLESELFHWHTQIGFTMLILIFLRLSSALLTHRTHNASLFSKNEERLACATKIGLYIVMFLIPFTGWLMTIFEPRLQPTEYLGLVNWPVLQSVLSNHEQFEVLEEVHEFCVKVLIGLTALHVAGYFKHLIVDKVNLLAVFRFKP from the coding sequence ATGAAATTGACTTCTATAAATCGCTATCATCCCCTCATCAGTATTTTGCATTGGCTTATGGCCTTCACGTTTGTTTTTATGATTGTGAGTGGTGAGTTTATGGACGATACACTCGAATCAGAGTTGTTTCACTGGCATACTCAAATTGGTTTTACCATGCTCATTTTAATTTTCTTGCGACTGAGTAGTGCTTTACTAACGCACCGAACGCATAATGCTTCGCTCTTTTCAAAAAACGAAGAGAGGCTCGCCTGTGCAACAAAAATTGGATTGTATATCGTAATGTTCTTAATTCCATTCACTGGCTGGCTCATGACAATCTTTGAACCGCGATTACAGCCAACGGAATATCTTGGACTTGTAAACTGGCCCGTACTGCAAAGTGTTTTGAGTAATCATGAGCAATTTGAAGTGTTAGAAGAGGTTCACGAATTTTGTGTGAAGGTGCTAATAGGTCTCACGGCACTACATGTCGCTGGATATTTCAAACACTTAATAGTGGATAAAGTGAATCTATTAGCGGTATTTCGTTTTAAACCGTGA
- a CDS encoding response regulator, giving the protein MFRHVVFLSIVLFIGFNTSAHNYYSLPFSQYNISDGLPDSTITALTQDSYGMLWVGTPEGLVRYDGRRFLNLRNQLGLNPSSPYVYGLALGQKQRLWVVFADGIYVLRPNAQTFEKFYSFEDDYADERHVTQLRNGELAVYFDDQLLLIDTSLPQPIYQRFRIYRPIDAIDILGDTYLVGHNCDLVRYRKTPSGEFKSSQSINIGCSIQDITVSDEHIFVSSGKRGILVYNQEFELTQHYTDESHAIGSNNIKKTVIDENGHIWAISYANGIWYQGPKQAYRAYYEYNDPHSIGANRITSVLQTTNGDMWFGTERGGLNHYRSNTQYIYHLKHEMSDNSPLSGNNVTAIAADKYLRGWMAANSDGLSIYNPVKRESQLIYSGLAGVRVSDIYIDEEHAWVLDDFGITQISVEGLHVIRTFTPENSGLAASGLVKWVELSPNQVFLLHRKQGISLFDKESQSFQHFDRDNSNLPTNFFSYGLVHQGYAWLASNRGLHAFNPKTGDFDNFLFETDLKINLINHMIANDDEIVLSTNLGLYVFNPLSKTFSNEGVPQQVQQINLQATMVNDNGDIWSTTKQGMLKYRLDSEMIDWFIEEDGLQGNEFNPGVAYLNSRGNFVFSGLNGISVFQPNEFNKTIPKLLLSAAEVFYADGSSEFFIHPSQNTFNDNSARTISAIELFFGDSNFTTHANDRLAIKDGTSEFVNDDFRFSFSPSYGENRLLISLHGEIDNNFANDVIVDVFQPSPWHQQSNIQLGIIFILLFIPISVFYVRLRQTRKIIETKDKTLTLRNEQLAKEHFIQKNKREQLEQNASEKNQMFANIASEFNVPLSLLLDPVDELLQSELQTHSQERLLAIKRNAYKLKSLNQKIFELSQATFISSKSDENNATDLALCLRTVLENTQQFAKERKIDIRFSPIEPFQVNASLTEMQTLLSNLILNALQYNHQNGFVDIHIEANVELLKITIINSSIPLQDKELNHLFNRFYRGPEAGIGNPDGVGLGLSIVKNIIDRLNGDIALKSSKDGMFTAKLSLPNVYEQHIIPIHDNKDELPKALCIDDNEEILKYLKIALQPSFDLTTLNSPEHAIEIARDMLPDIIISDIMMPNIDGITLMGMIKEDVLLSHVPVILISARTSQSDILEGLRNDAADYICKPFDNEELRLKALNLINIQKKTRTKTVEQISTNVQQSADEPVSLSDFMSTVLKICEERFDDSEFELNDLRDALGLSDRQLLRKFRAETNNSPRDFLFNFRVMKGAEMLKSGENVTNTAYATGFGSPSHFTTRFKKYYNMTPRQFTQQWSAPSDDDTSESE; this is encoded by the coding sequence ATGTTCCGACACGTCGTTTTTTTATCCATCGTCTTATTCATAGGTTTCAACACCTCTGCGCACAACTATTACTCGTTACCTTTTTCTCAGTACAATATTTCTGACGGATTACCTGACTCTACCATTACGGCTTTAACCCAAGACAGTTATGGCATGCTCTGGGTCGGTACTCCAGAAGGCCTCGTTCGTTATGACGGTCGGCGCTTTCTGAACTTGCGCAATCAACTGGGGCTGAATCCTAGTTCACCTTATGTTTACGGCCTAGCACTTGGACAAAAGCAACGTTTGTGGGTTGTATTTGCCGATGGTATTTACGTTTTGCGCCCAAACGCCCAAACTTTCGAAAAATTTTATTCATTTGAAGATGATTATGCTGACGAGCGTCATGTCACACAATTGCGTAACGGCGAACTTGCCGTGTATTTCGATGATCAGCTGTTGCTCATTGATACCAGCTTGCCTCAACCGATCTACCAACGATTCCGCATTTATCGTCCCATTGATGCAATAGATATCCTTGGTGACACTTATCTAGTCGGCCACAACTGTGATCTGGTGAGGTACCGAAAGACCCCTTCAGGGGAATTTAAGTCGTCCCAAAGTATAAATATCGGATGCAGTATTCAAGATATTACGGTCTCAGATGAGCATATTTTTGTCAGTTCGGGAAAAAGAGGGATTTTGGTATACAACCAAGAATTTGAATTGACTCAACATTATACTGATGAATCTCATGCCATTGGCTCTAATAATATCAAAAAGACAGTAATTGATGAAAATGGACATATCTGGGCAATTTCTTATGCTAATGGCATCTGGTATCAAGGTCCCAAACAAGCTTACAGGGCATACTACGAATACAATGACCCGCATTCCATCGGCGCAAATCGAATAACCTCAGTATTACAAACAACAAATGGTGATATGTGGTTTGGCACTGAACGCGGTGGACTCAATCACTATCGCAGCAACACGCAGTACATTTATCACCTCAAACACGAAATGTCAGACAACTCGCCTCTCAGTGGCAATAATGTGACGGCCATTGCTGCCGACAAATACTTACGCGGTTGGATGGCAGCGAACTCGGACGGGCTTTCCATTTACAACCCAGTGAAGCGTGAAAGTCAGCTTATTTATTCCGGGCTTGCAGGTGTGAGGGTATCGGATATTTATATCGACGAAGAACACGCCTGGGTACTAGATGATTTTGGCATCACACAAATTTCAGTAGAGGGTCTCCATGTCATCCGTACTTTCACTCCAGAAAATTCAGGTTTAGCTGCTTCGGGATTGGTTAAATGGGTTGAATTGTCTCCCAATCAAGTATTTTTGTTACATCGCAAACAAGGCATTAGTCTTTTTGATAAAGAGAGTCAATCATTTCAACACTTTGACCGTGATAATTCCAATCTACCGACTAATTTTTTTAGTTATGGTTTGGTTCATCAAGGCTACGCATGGCTCGCTTCCAACCGGGGCTTACATGCATTTAATCCAAAAACAGGCGATTTTGACAATTTCTTATTTGAGACAGATTTAAAAATAAATCTCATCAATCATATGATTGCAAACGATGATGAAATTGTATTATCAACCAATCTTGGCCTATATGTATTTAATCCGTTGAGTAAGACATTTAGTAATGAAGGAGTACCTCAGCAGGTTCAACAAATCAACCTACAAGCCACAATGGTTAATGACAATGGCGATATTTGGTCTACTACAAAACAAGGAATGCTCAAGTATAGACTCGATTCAGAAATGATCGACTGGTTTATTGAAGAAGACGGTTTACAAGGAAATGAGTTCAATCCAGGTGTGGCGTATTTGAACTCTCGTGGAAATTTTGTATTTTCTGGGCTCAATGGAATTTCGGTTTTTCAACCAAATGAATTTAACAAAACGATACCAAAGTTGCTGTTATCTGCTGCTGAAGTGTTTTATGCAGATGGTTCATCTGAGTTTTTCATACATCCTTCTCAGAATACGTTTAATGACAACTCAGCTCGAACGATCAGTGCAATTGAGCTCTTTTTTGGTGATAGTAATTTCACTACCCATGCTAATGATCGCTTGGCTATCAAAGACGGGACGAGTGAATTTGTCAATGATGATTTTCGCTTTTCATTCTCTCCAAGTTATGGGGAGAATCGATTGTTAATCAGTCTTCATGGCGAGATCGATAATAACTTTGCAAATGATGTCATTGTCGACGTTTTTCAGCCCAGTCCTTGGCATCAGCAATCTAATATTCAACTTGGCATAATCTTTATCCTTCTGTTTATACCTATTAGCGTGTTTTATGTTCGTCTGCGCCAGACCCGAAAAATAATTGAAACAAAAGATAAAACGCTCACCTTGCGCAATGAGCAACTTGCGAAAGAACATTTTATTCAAAAGAATAAACGCGAACAATTAGAGCAAAATGCTTCTGAAAAAAATCAGATGTTTGCCAACATTGCCTCAGAATTCAATGTCCCCTTAAGTCTTTTACTCGACCCGGTGGATGAATTATTGCAGAGTGAATTGCAAACACACTCACAAGAGCGCCTGTTAGCGATCAAGCGCAATGCTTACAAATTAAAGAGCCTTAACCAAAAAATCTTTGAACTATCACAAGCGACCTTTATATCGTCTAAATCTGATGAAAATAACGCTACCGATTTAGCCCTGTGCTTACGCACTGTCTTGGAAAACACACAGCAGTTCGCCAAAGAGCGTAAGATTGACATTCGTTTCAGTCCTATAGAGCCATTTCAGGTCAACGCCAGCTTAACTGAAATGCAAACGTTGTTGAGTAATCTTATTTTAAATGCTTTGCAGTACAACCACCAAAATGGTTTCGTAGATATCCATATAGAGGCTAATGTTGAGCTCTTAAAAATCACGATTATAAACAGTTCTATCCCACTGCAGGATAAAGAGTTGAATCACTTATTTAACCGCTTCTACCGTGGTCCAGAAGCGGGCATTGGTAACCCTGATGGGGTTGGACTAGGCTTGAGCATAGTAAAAAATATTATTGACCGGTTAAACGGCGATATCGCTTTGAAAAGTTCAAAAGATGGGATGTTTACTGCAAAATTATCACTCCCAAATGTATATGAACAACACATTATCCCTATTCACGACAATAAAGATGAGTTACCTAAAGCACTGTGTATTGATGATAACGAAGAGATCCTTAAGTATCTCAAAATAGCGTTACAACCTTCTTTTGACCTAACAACATTAAACTCGCCAGAACACGCCATTGAAATCGCCCGAGATATGCTGCCAGATATCATAATCAGCGATATTATGATGCCCAATATCGATGGGATTACTTTGATGGGTATGATTAAAGAGGATGTGTTGTTAAGTCATGTCCCTGTCATTTTGATCAGCGCCCGTACTAGCCAATCTGATATTCTAGAAGGATTGCGCAATGATGCTGCTGATTACATCTGCAAACCTTTTGACAATGAAGAGTTGCGCTTAAAAGCGTTGAACCTCATCAATATCCAGAAAAAAACTCGCACAAAAACGGTCGAGCAAATCTCAACGAACGTCCAACAATCTGCAGATGAACCTGTATCACTGTCCGATTTCATGTCAACCGTATTAAAAATTTGCGAAGAACGTTTTGACGATAGTGAATTTGAATTGAATGATTTACGTGATGCGCTTGGTTTGTCAGATAGACAGTTGTTGCGAAAATTCCGTGCCGAAACGAATAACAGTCCACGTGATTTTTTATTCAATTTTAGAGTCATGAAAGGGGCTGAAATGCTCAAATCAGGGGAAAATGTCACAAACACCGCATATGCCACAGGCTTTGGGAGTCCGTCTCATTTTACCACCCGATTTAAAAAATATTACAACATGACGCCTAGACAATTTACTCAGCAGTGGTCTGCGCCAAGCGATGACGATACATCTGAGTCAGAATAG
- a CDS encoding carbohydrate binding family 9 domain-containing protein encodes MRAFFCLLLIAVFSCSVCAKLDVPFNVDHNVVIDGHISDKEWSHANRIDVNNVMRPFNNLPAPVNTTVSFFEDGQQLYILFEAYDSSPNDIQARLVDRDLIWGDDIVGVKIDTFNDGRLAYQFFANALGIQSDAIQNEMTGNESDSWNTIWQSQGKITEDGYIVEFAIPLSTMNFSQSDAEKTWGVEFVRFYPREHMYRISHIQYDRNNACDLCQMMPVTGFAKAEQGKALELVPTIIGGYSQTREVSPTSDWVGERGQELGLDINWGITPEISLQGTLNPDFSQVESDSAQVSVNNTFALFFPEKRPFFVENADYFTSMLNLIYTRNINAPEYGIKLTGRLAQHSLGVFFANDETTNFLVPGNLGSRVGTLENKSNNMALRYRYDVNKDLSLGIVSTLREADDYHNYVFGVDTKWTPTDKDNIRIQYVYSDTEYPQDLYQQFCDDELCNERDAFSEAALRTQYGDSIGGGAFRLEYRRDTEHYFIRVGHFDHEADFRGDLGFVSRVDRRTSVIGGGYIWRSEEAWWNRLRLRGDWDIHHDDNGDLLEKEIETFFSIDAKYDTYIDFGQTRRQRVGLRHDPSVLTIASNTTLFDEYFNRLIIETRPTADLELFQRFSQGEQIDFANNRVGERFVSDSSFEYQFNRHLKLNAGYEYVELDASGANVFTAKVLQGRMTYQFDAKQFVRLIVDVSEVERNVDNYIDDVTPYYKDMGVQLLYSYKVNPLTKFFLGYSDAGFQDETMERLTSNERSVFFKISFAYTQ; translated from the coding sequence GTGCGAGCCTTTTTTTGTTTATTACTAATTGCTGTATTCAGTTGTTCAGTATGTGCAAAGTTAGATGTGCCTTTTAATGTCGATCACAACGTGGTGATTGATGGACACATTTCTGATAAAGAATGGTCTCATGCCAACCGCATTGATGTGAACAACGTCATGCGTCCCTTTAACAATCTCCCCGCACCAGTCAATACCACCGTCAGCTTTTTTGAGGATGGGCAACAGTTATATATACTCTTTGAAGCCTATGATTCTTCACCAAACGATATACAAGCTCGACTTGTTGACCGCGACCTGATTTGGGGTGACGATATCGTTGGCGTCAAAATCGATACCTTTAATGACGGACGCTTAGCCTATCAATTTTTTGCCAATGCCTTGGGTATTCAATCCGATGCGATTCAAAACGAGATGACCGGGAATGAGTCAGACAGTTGGAATACAATTTGGCAAAGCCAAGGTAAAATCACAGAGGATGGCTATATTGTTGAGTTTGCGATTCCGTTAAGCACTATGAACTTTTCGCAATCTGATGCAGAGAAAACTTGGGGTGTTGAGTTTGTGCGTTTTTATCCCAGGGAACACATGTATCGGATTTCTCATATTCAGTACGACCGCAACAACGCTTGTGACTTATGTCAAATGATGCCAGTGACTGGCTTTGCTAAAGCTGAGCAAGGCAAAGCCTTGGAGCTTGTGCCGACTATAATTGGTGGGTACTCACAAACACGAGAGGTTTCACCAACAAGCGACTGGGTTGGTGAGCGGGGACAAGAACTCGGTCTCGATATTAATTGGGGGATTACTCCGGAGATATCTTTACAAGGCACCTTGAATCCGGATTTTTCACAGGTCGAATCCGACTCAGCTCAAGTGTCCGTGAATAATACGTTTGCGTTATTTTTCCCAGAAAAACGTCCGTTTTTTGTCGAGAATGCCGATTACTTTACTTCTATGCTCAATCTCATTTATACACGAAATATCAATGCGCCAGAGTACGGTATCAAATTGACAGGCAGGTTAGCGCAGCATTCATTAGGCGTATTCTTTGCCAATGATGAAACGACCAATTTCCTAGTGCCAGGTAATCTGGGTTCAAGAGTGGGCACATTAGAGAACAAATCCAACAATATGGCGCTACGTTATCGTTATGATGTCAATAAAGACCTCTCTTTGGGTATTGTGTCTACCTTGCGTGAAGCGGATGATTATCACAACTACGTATTTGGGGTGGATACCAAATGGACACCGACGGATAAGGATAATATTCGCATTCAGTATGTATATTCAGACACAGAATATCCGCAGGACTTGTATCAGCAATTCTGTGACGATGAGTTGTGTAATGAGCGAGATGCGTTTTCAGAAGCGGCCTTGCGCACACAGTATGGCGATTCGATTGGCGGTGGCGCGTTTCGCTTAGAATATCGCAGAGATACCGAACATTATTTTATCCGAGTAGGGCATTTTGACCACGAGGCTGATTTTCGCGGAGATTTGGGGTTTGTCTCGAGAGTGGATCGCAGGACATCTGTCATAGGTGGCGGGTATATCTGGCGCAGTGAAGAAGCGTGGTGGAATCGTTTGCGCTTGCGCGGGGACTGGGATATTCATCACGATGACAATGGCGATTTGTTAGAAAAAGAAATCGAAACGTTTTTCTCAATCGATGCCAAATATGATACTTACATTGATTTTGGGCAAACTCGGCGACAACGGGTGGGTTTGAGACACGATCCAAGTGTATTAACTATTGCCAGCAATACCACATTATTTGACGAGTATTTTAATCGCTTGATCATTGAAACGCGTCCAACTGCCGATTTGGAGTTATTTCAGCGTTTCTCACAAGGTGAGCAGATTGATTTTGCTAATAATCGAGTGGGTGAACGCTTTGTTTCCGATTCATCATTTGAGTATCAGTTTAATCGTCATCTAAAGCTCAATGCTGGGTATGAATACGTCGAACTCGACGCGAGCGGCGCAAACGTATTCACGGCAAAAGTATTGCAAGGGCGCATGACCTATCAGTTTGATGCCAAACAATTTGTACGCCTCATTGTGGATGTATCAGAAGTCGAGCGCAATGTGGATAATTACATTGATGATGTAACGCCGTATTACAAAGATATGGGCGTGCAGCTTTTGTATTCTTATAAAGTCAATCCATTGACCAAGTTTTTCTTGGGTTATTCGGATGCGGGTTTTCAAGATGAAACAATGGAACGACTGACGAGCAACGAGCGTTCGGTGTTCTTCAAAATCTCCTTCGCCTATACTCAGTAG
- the rpsF gene encoding 30S ribosomal protein S6 has protein sequence MRHYEIVFMVHPDQSEQVPGMIERYTGILTQEGGQIHRLEDWGRRQLAYPIEKLHKAHYVLINAEATAEAVEELETAFRFNDVVLRNLVIRTKDAVTEPSPMKKEERREQRSESAPAPEAKAESTNEEA, from the coding sequence ATGCGTCATTACGAAATCGTATTCATGGTTCACCCTGACCAGAGTGAACAAGTACCAGGTATGATCGAAAGATACACTGGTATCCTGACCCAAGAAGGCGGTCAGATCCACCGTTTAGAAGACTGGGGCCGTCGTCAATTGGCATACCCAATCGAAAAACTACACAAAGCACACTATGTTCTAATCAATGCCGAAGCCACTGCTGAAGCGGTTGAGGAACTAGAAACTGCATTCCGTTTCAACGATGTTGTCCTTCGTAACTTAGTTATCCGCACTAAAGATGCAGTAACTGAACCTTCACCTATGAAGAAAGAAGAACGTCGTGAACAACGCTCAGAGTCAGCGCCTGCTCCAGAAGCAAAAGCTGAATCTACTAACGAAGAAGCATAA
- the rpsR gene encoding 30S ribosomal protein S18, with the protein MARFFRRRKYCRFSAEGVAEIDYKDTATLKNYITESGKIVPSRITGTSAKYQRQLSTAIKRARFLALLPYTDGHK; encoded by the coding sequence ATGGCTCGATTTTTTAGACGTCGTAAATACTGCCGCTTCTCAGCCGAAGGCGTTGCAGAGATTGATTACAAAGATACTGCTACTTTAAAGAACTACATTACTGAATCAGGTAAGATCGTTCCTAGCCGTATCACAGGTACTAGTGCAAAGTATCAGCGTCAGCTATCAACTGCTATCAAACGTGCGCGTTTCTTAGCGTTGTTACCTTACACTGATGGCCACAAATAA
- the rplI gene encoding 50S ribosomal protein L9, with product MDIILLDKIANLGGLGDQVSVKAGYARNFLFPQGKAVPATKDNVAKFEARRAELEAKIAEALTAAQARADQLAAFEAVTIASPAGDEGKLFGSVGTRDIADAITAAGVAVTKAEVKLPTGTLRELGEYDIDVQLHSDVTATVKVVIVAEA from the coding sequence ATGGATATTATTTTATTAGATAAGATCGCTAACTTAGGCGGTTTAGGCGACCAAGTTTCAGTGAAAGCCGGTTATGCTCGTAACTTCTTGTTCCCACAAGGAAAAGCAGTACCTGCAACCAAAGACAACGTCGCTAAATTTGAAGCACGTCGTGCTGAATTAGAAGCGAAAATTGCAGAAGCATTAACCGCTGCTCAAGCGCGTGCTGACCAGTTGGCGGCTTTTGAAGCGGTGACTATCGCATCACCCGCGGGCGACGAAGGCAAGTTATTCGGTTCTGTTGGTACGCGTGACATCGCTGATGCCATTACTGCTGCAGGCGTTGCCGTTACTAAAGCTGAAGTTAAATTACCTACTGGTACTTTACGTGAGCTTGGTGAGTACGACATCGACGTACAACTACACTCTGACGTTACTGCAACTGTGAAAGTTGTGATTGTTGCTGAAGCGTAA